A window of Phyllobacterium sp. T1293 contains these coding sequences:
- the prmC gene encoding peptide chain release factor N(5)-glutamine methyltransferase, protein MAEARLADVHIQARSALTKAGIDGADLDARLLVEWLTGFDRLETIRNPHNIVTKDVLARLDAVLIRRINGESVHRIIGKREFFGLEFLLSVDTLEPRPDTEALVELALPFLHQRVTENGIADLVDLGTGTGAIAIALLSQVPNLRAIGVDMAPGALATARSNACLNDVFSRFAALRSNWFAEVTGGFDMIISNPPYIRSGDIAALQPEVAVHDPVLALDGGPDGLEPYRIIAEQAEAHLRTDGAVAVEIGFDQRTDVEAIFARTGFALKGLQKDIGGHERAMLFMKS, encoded by the coding sequence ATGGCTGAGGCTCGCCTTGCTGACGTCCATATTCAGGCGCGCTCGGCACTGACCAAAGCTGGAATTGACGGAGCTGACCTTGATGCGCGGCTTCTGGTGGAATGGCTAACCGGTTTCGATAGACTAGAAACGATCCGTAATCCGCATAACATCGTGACGAAAGATGTGCTGGCCAGGCTTGATGCCGTGCTTATCCGGCGAATCAACGGCGAATCAGTGCATCGGATCATCGGCAAACGCGAATTTTTCGGGTTGGAATTCTTACTTTCTGTGGACACGCTGGAGCCGCGACCGGATACCGAAGCGCTTGTCGAACTTGCGCTGCCGTTCCTGCATCAGCGTGTTACCGAGAATGGAATTGCTGACCTTGTTGATCTTGGAACCGGGACGGGAGCAATCGCTATCGCCTTGCTCAGTCAGGTGCCGAACCTGCGGGCAATCGGCGTTGATATGGCGCCGGGCGCTCTTGCCACCGCACGTAGCAATGCCTGCCTGAACGATGTATTCAGCCGCTTTGCCGCTCTGCGCTCCAACTGGTTTGCCGAGGTAACTGGCGGATTTGACATGATTATTTCCAATCCACCCTATATCCGCTCCGGCGATATTGCGGCCCTTCAACCTGAAGTCGCAGTACATGATCCCGTTCTGGCGCTTGATGGAGGACCTGACGGCCTCGAACCCTATCGTATTATCGCGGAACAGGCGGAAGCCCATCTTCGCACTGATGGGGCAGTAGCGGTGGAGATTGGCTTTGATCAACGGACAGATGTCGAAGCTATTTTTGCAAGAACGGGCTTCGCTCTGAAAGGTCTGCAGAAGGATATCGGGGGGCATGAAAGAGCAATGTTGTTCATGAAGTCATAA
- a CDS encoding DUF4167 domain-containing protein has product MRPVQQNRRMRGRGNNNRKGPNPLSRNYESNGPDVKIRGNAQHVAEKYTTLARDAQSSGDRVMAENYLQHAEHYNRIILAAQAQAPVQYQRDDRDDQDDDGVYDDDGNEQQQDRPVQHQQINGSGPQPVIEGTPAEVAYGEEPVSQRQPHHQQRRQYDQNTSNDQNASNASSNNDDDDAGSETEEVAEAKPARRAPRGRRPARPREPRAADENNAPVAAAPADTSNDLSPAGIVAEVKKRRAAVEPSDV; this is encoded by the coding sequence ATGAGGCCAGTACAGCAGAATAGGCGCATGCGCGGACGCGGTAATAATAACCGCAAAGGTCCCAACCCACTTTCCCGTAATTATGAGAGCAACGGCCCTGATGTTAAAATCCGGGGAAATGCTCAGCACGTCGCCGAAAAATACACCACTCTTGCGCGTGATGCGCAGAGCAGTGGTGATCGCGTGATGGCAGAAAACTATCTTCAGCACGCCGAACATTATAATCGAATCATTCTTGCTGCCCAGGCTCAGGCGCCTGTCCAATATCAGCGCGATGACCGCGATGATCAGGACGATGACGGCGTTTACGATGATGATGGCAATGAACAGCAGCAGGACCGCCCGGTTCAGCACCAGCAGATCAATGGCAGCGGACCGCAGCCGGTGATTGAAGGCACGCCCGCTGAAGTTGCCTATGGCGAGGAGCCGGTCAGCCAGCGCCAGCCGCACCATCAGCAGCGCAGGCAGTATGATCAGAACACCTCCAATGATCAGAATGCATCCAATGCATCATCCAATAATGATGACGATGATGCTGGATCTGAAACCGAGGAAGTGGCCGAGGCAAAGCCGGCTCGCCGTGCGCCGCGTGGCCGCAGGCCAGCCCGTCCACGTGAACCGCGGGCGGCTGATGAAAACAATGCTCCAGTAGCGGCTGCTCCCGCCGATACGTCAAACGATCTTTCTCCGGCAGGCATTGTTGCCGAAGTCAAGAAACGCCGGGCAGCGGTTGAACCATCTGACGTCTGA